Part of the Lotus japonicus ecotype B-129 chromosome 6, LjGifu_v1.2 genome, AATACAATTACAAACATGTTAAAAAGCCAAGCTCTGAACAAACACAGGTTGCCAATGAGACATTGATTCCCATAACATGTCAGAGTTCAAGTTGTTAGCAAGAGCAAACTATATAGAAGAAAGATCTTCATATATAGTCTTGATGCCAGGTCTTTCTGAAACTGATCGAATGCATCGAATCGCTATTCCTAGGACCTCCTTCATCCCCTTTTCTACAACTGAATTGCTCATTTCTGGCATCAAGATAGCATCAAAACATTCTGAGCCTCGACCTTCAGATACGCGCAACCTTATCCAATCTGTAAGATCCACACCTCCGTCTTCACCGGATACCACATCACCAGCACATCTTCCAGTTAGAAGTTCCAAAAGTATCACCCCAAAAGCATACACATCAGACTTGAAGGAGGGCATTGGCTTCTTGGAAGCAGCTAGCTCTGGTGCGCGGTAACCCAAGACCCCAGCATCAAGAATCTGCTCCATGGTACCAGCTTGAGTCATGAGCCGGTGAAGGCAGTAATCAGAGACACGTGCATTCATATCGGGTGTATCTAACAACACATTGGTGGCTTTAAGGTTCCCATGGGGAACAGCACGATCGAAATGGAGATAGTTCAGGCCACGTGCTACATCAACTGCTAATTTGAGCCTTTGGGCCCAGGTTAGGGGGCCTTTCCTCCCTGGTCgatctgaaaattcaaatatggTTAAGTTCAAGCATCAAATgttgaagaaaaacaaaagatatAATATATAACAGCTGATAATTCCGAAACATCTACTAGCTGCACAAGCAAAACATGATATGCATTGGAATTAATACGAAAACTTTCAGGATACAATTAGAAGGAATAAggctgaaaataaaaaattaggtaATAAAATTTATACAAGACCTTCAAGCTAGATATATGTTTGGTGAAGTACTACATATCATGGTAAGTAGACTTCCAAGCATTGCAAAAGACCATTTAGATAGGTTAACAAATTGGAAATTAACAACTATGTTCAAGACATTTTTACTATTATTGTCTTTCATATTATCTCATCATTCAAATCCTCTATATATCTTGTTCATAGTTCCTCACTACCCAACACCTCCATTCCAGGAGTGTCTCCCTTTATTTAACTTTGAAATTGAAGAAAGGCAGTCTAGTCAATCATAAAGAACATCAACACATTACCATAAAGAAAACTTGCAAGACTTCCTGGTGAAATGTAATCTGAAAGAATAAGCTTCTCATGCTGTGTAGGACCCCAATAGTATCCTCTCAATCCGACGACAtttggatgcctgatgttcgcAAATTTTTTGATCTCTTTAACAAATTCTTTCCTCTGTTTAGCCACCCCTTCTCTCAACCACTTCACTCTCAACAATATACCATTGTCCAGAGTTGCTTTGTAAGAAGTACCATGACTACTTCTGCCCAAAACTTCAGCTGGGGCCCTTGAGAGCTCCTTGGGCGTCAATGATATCGTATCATCCAGAAAATGTAGCTCCCCAATCAACCTATCTGGTGATCTTGTATCTAACCTTGCAAGACTATCAGCAGTATAGGAATCACCAGATTCTGGTGACCATGAAATGTGGCTGTGTTTTGATGGTGAGAACCCGGTTACAGCTGCTGTTTTTTCATCGGGGCTGATTTCCGCTGACGGTGACCCTTTACGTGAACTGACAAGGTCCTCAGCTGATACAACCAAAGCACCTCCCCGGTCCGAAGCGCGAATTGGGCCAGAGATAACCGGTTGGGGACGCGCACGGATATCCTTACTTGTATCATATTCTGGTGGAGATCTTGACATGCGTATGTAGTGTATGAAGACAGCCAGCAAGATTAATATGATGAGAGCAACCACACATGATACTATAATTATTACTTTGACGACAGTGGTCATagactttctcttggaacttTCAGCAGGTGAAATAGTTGATCCAGGAGGACCATTTGGAAAACGTAGCTTAGTATTCCcaggaaagaaagaagaactAGAAAAGTTTCTAAGAATTTCTGGGACAACTCCAGACAGATCATTTTGTGAAGCATTGAAGTTCTTGAGTCCCTTTGGCATGTTATTTGGTAGAGAACCAGTAAAATGATTCTCTGATATATCGAGAGAATCAAGAAAACTCATGTCAGAAATGCTTGTTGGAAGAGAACCGGAGAAATTATTTCCAGCAATATTGAGCACTCTCAGGTCAGTCAATGACCCAAACTCATCAGGGAAATAACTGTTAAGCTGATTGTGGGAAAGATCGAGAATTTGAAGATGTGATTGGCCAGAAGAAGATGATAAGTTGATGCCACCAGAGATCATGTTATTTTCAAGATGGAGCTCTTGCAATGTCTGCATTGCGAGCAGATCAGCTAGAAGTAGACCATCTAACTGGTTGGAACTGATATCAAGCACGCTAAGCTTTGGATACTGTGCTAAGACTCTTGGGAGGGAGCTGCTAATAGAATTATGGGATAGATTCAAATAATTTAACCTCAGAAATTGAGGAGTTACCTCAGGGATGGCCCCTGTCAAATGATTCCCGCTGAGATCAAGAAATTCTATATTCCCCCATTTCAACATCCTGGATAGATTTCCTTCAAATTTGTTATTTGACAGATCAAGTACAGCACAGCTTCCAGTCAGAGGCGGCAGCTCACCAGTGAACCCATTTGACGAGAGATTAAGAACACCAAGTGTTGTAGATGTAATCATACCTAAAGGCCCTGAAAGACAAGATGATTACAAGATTAATATCAATTAAAAACTGAGGACTCATGTAATATCACAAATAATCAATTCCATTGTAAAATAAGACAGGTTTTATTTCgaggaaaagaaaaattggAACTGCTAATCTACCTGAGAGATTGTTGGCACTCAAATCCAGTTCAGTTAAAACCAGAGAGTCTCCTTTTAGCAGGCCATTGGGAATAAATCCTGAAAACTTGTTGTTGCTAAGCTTTAAGACCTGGAGATCATAAACAAAATCAAACCCAGGCAACTCTCCATTCATCTGATTGTAGCTGAGGTCCAAAACCTTCAAGTTTTGGAAAATGGATTGCTCAGCTCCACCAACCAATGACCCAGTAAGCTGGTTGTGGCTTAAATTCAGATGCTTAATACTTTCCGATATTCGTGGTAGAAACTCCTGCTTCCGGGAATCAGAATTTGATAGCATGTTATCACTGAAATCAACATAGCTGACACTTGATAAAAACATAAATCCAACATCTAAAGGACCATCAAGCATATTCCCATGCAAGTCAAGCTTTTCAAGGGTAGAGATCTTGTCAAAACCTTTGGGAATTTTTCCAGTGAAGCCATTATGAGACAAGTTAAGAGATACAAGATTATTCAGCTTAGTCAATGATGCTGGCAGGGCTCCAGACAAGGAGTTGCGGCTCAAGTCGAGAGATTTGATAGAAGCCATGTCTGAAATGGAGTTAGGAATTCGGCCAGAGAAGTTGTTCCCGGCTAATGACAGATTCTGCAAGCTACCAAAGTTACCAATTTCCGGTGGTAAAGGTGAGGAAAAGAGGTTATTGGAGATATCCAGGAATTCAAGGCTTTTGAAATCAGCAGCATTGTCAGGTAGTTTTCCTGACATGAAATTGTTCGACATGGAGAGTTTCACAAGCTTTGTGAGGTTTGAAAAAACACTTAAGTCAGCATCAGCGGAGAGACCCATGTTATCAAGGACAACCCCAGCAACATTACCACCATTACACAAAACTCCATTCCATGAAGAGGGGCATCCATCAAAGTCAATGGATTCCTCATTCCAGGAATTGAGGACATAACCAGTAGGGTCATGCTTGATACATTTCTTAAATTCCAGCAATGTTAGAATGTCCTGGGAAGGAAGCTGCCCCACAACTGATAAGAAAGATAAAGATAACACTAAAAGCCTAAAGAGCTTCATAGTCTTCTATAAACAAATTAAGGTATACTTATGTGTAGTTCACACTCAAGTGAAGACAAAAAGTGAGCTCTCACTCTTCTACTTCAGAAGGACATCAACTACCTTTGACACCAGCCAACAAATAGTACAAATTAGATTCCCAAGATACCACCAATTTAAAATAGAAGCAAGTTCAATCCCCTAAAAGAAGAGAGTTGGATCCTCAAGCTCCTCAATCTACACTAAGTGAAGGACTTACTTACAGTCAAAACCCAAAGAACCTAAGAGCTGTCTTCAAAACCACAAGTGACCTAAACTTCTGCAAGCAAAAGACAGCATTTCATGAGATATGATAAACACAGCActagatttgaaaaaaaaaatcaaaactcatCACATTTACATGCTAAACCACAGCCAAATATTGGGAAACCAGAAGCTCCAAGAGATTCCTTGTCcttaaaaaaacataatctTGAAATGCAGTATAGCTTGAAAAGCAACAACCATTAGCTGTACCTGGCACAGAGTAAAGCTAAGACATAAATGACAGTGAAATGAAACAAACAAATGAAAATGAGACATTTTTTAGAGATCTGAACAAAATAAACACAATGTTTCTTACCAAAAATAAATTCTTTTAGGTACAATGTAGACTGCAGAAGAAATCCCTACCCTCAAGTATCATCCTTTTGAAGCAGACAGTGGAAATTAGCACAAAGATTAGACCTTTAGACTTCAGAACTGAAGAAAAACAGAAGCATTTTAGCTACAACCAACTCATGGAGAAAAAGGAAATGAGTACCCAATTTGACATCCATGCTGCAATAAAGGTGAAGGGACccatgaaaattattttttggtcCTAAAAGCTTTGATTGAAGCGTGGAGATCTTTTTACAACCCAAAATGAAGAAATGAAATTGCTAAAACAGTAAATAACCCCATGAATTACTTTAATGGAGGGTACCAACAAAACCTTAAAAAGACAGTACCTTTGTCCTTTTTAGCTAGTGACTCTTTTAGCAGGCATGTGACAAGAGAGGACCTTGAAACAAAACCCTAATTGTTAAATTGGTTAAAGGTGTAAATACAAAGTTATTTACTTTAGGGTGGAAACTAAGTTGACAACGCAAATTGAGTGAGTGTGTGGGAAAAGCTCTTGGGTTCGATCCTCACATAATACACTTTGAGGAGGGATGAAGAGTCTTAACTGTGATTAAATCCCGAATTTAGCAGCATTCAAACGGTGATTGAATACCggatgtttataaaaaaaaaaaacaatgcttTTGAGGTTTTCAgtggaaaaaaaggaaaaggtgGGAAAAAGGTTAGgtcttttatattattttcttcatGGGGTGTCTGAAAATTTGATCAGCAAAAAATTAGGGATTTACCCGccaaaaaagagagagagagggaatcTATTACTTTTCCTAGTGGACGTCAAAAGATTTTATCAAATGGAGTTTAAGATTCTATAGGGTTAGAGGTTGGAAGGCGTGTAGGCACAGTGCCATGTAGGAGTAGTGGGACCCACCACTGCCCCTTTGACTAGGGTTTCTTGTTTTGATCAATAGAGACACATAGAGGTGAAGTTGGTGAGAGAGTAATGAAGAGAGGTTAAGGGGATGGGGCCAATTGCCAAAAACAAGGCCTATTAGCTAACCACAATACAGACACATTGTTTCCCACATAAAGTTGGTTCCTCCTCTTTCCACTCATGTTGTAGTAGGATTTATATTTTCTAGACTATAGTATTAGTCTATTAGATTTtctgaaataataataatggagATAATCatgtcaataaaaaaaaatgaattttgtgTATTAAATGCACAAGGACACCAAATTGTAATAAACATGTGCACTTCATTATGTATGATTTAACACTTGAACTGGTAGCCTGGACCTCGAGACACCATCTATAGCATGGACTCTCGACTTTTTGAATGTGTTAATTTTGTATTTcaattattttccttttcttattCTTTCTATATAGTCAAATCACCCATGAGATATTCTCATTGCAAAGCATAATAAGGTGATGTGAAATTGccttatttgaatttgaactcAAAATGTATTAAGTTCATCCTAAGCATAAAACATTATTAGCTGAGGGCCGCAACATAATTCTACTGACAAATCAATTATTTCGAAGAAGCAAAATAGCAACCTCAAACTTTAATATGAGCCTTTGATTTGGAAGTCCTAAACGATGTCATTAAAAAACTCAAAAGTAAACTATTGTGCATCTACTACCTTTGTATCTTCATCTGACATGTGGTGTCAAAGTTTAAATTCTCTTTCTTCTCACTAGGAACAATTGATAGCACGTATCAAAGCTCAAGTTGGTTCCTGATTCCCCCTTTCCAATCATGTTGTAGTGGGACTTCTATTTTCTAGATTATATTcgattttttgaaataataatgtaGATAACTATGTCAatcaaaaaaatgtattttgtgTATATATCTTAGTGtagtttttgaaattttattttagtaggATTGACTTGTTTGAAAATGAAATCTAGAGGACCACAAGCCAAACACAACTCGACAAGTCATTGATCTCCCCAAGCAAATGAATAGAAAAAACAAACAGGTTGGGTGTTCACCGCATGCATAAATTTTACAGCTTTTGACCTGATACTCATTGCACTCTAATTTTCTCACAAAAATGATTTGTGTGCACCATTAAAATGCAGAACACCAGAGTGATATATGAAGATCATAAATATAAATGATACATGTAATATTTCATCTGATATGACAAGAAAATTagggataaaaaaaaatggtgtATGAATATATTACTATTTAGATGTACACGAATCAAGACTCATTTAATCATATGATGTTAAGAATTTctttatcttttaaaaaaaatcaaaccgAAGTATCTATAGAGAACACAATGATGGAATATCTATTTTTATGCAATAAATTTCACTCTTTAGTTTTAGGTGTgaactagtactttttacccgtgcgatgcacggggatattctcttctttttttgtgatttgtttaaattatgtgttattttcttaaagatattttatggattaaaagaataaaatttattttagatataagaaattataaatttgtaagttttttttattgaatgtttttttttagttatgattttttttctatcttttgttgttttcctAAATGCTCGATTGATTGTAACATGAACGTGCTAAAAATAGAtactgaaatattttttttcgattggaATAATCACATTGAGAATGTAGCGTTGCACATTTCTTGTAAAAGATCTTCTTCATAGGTCATATATTGAGAATCAAACTTGAAATTATGATTGACCCTTGTGATTTCTTGAAATATAAGATAAAAAATAGAAGACAATAATTAGTAGAATGGGATAAATTTATTTGGATTtgcttaatttttattaattgatttttttaatataataattatatGGGAAAGTTACTACAATCTTTTTTGTCTAAAAACATGGTAGAATGGAAAGAAATCACCTTTAGACTATCGTGCATGCCgccagtgacggatccagaactTTTAAATTGTGGGGGCAACACACATGTATGATGAAAAGTTAAAGGTTActatatgttttaaaataattgttcACTTAGAGAAAAAAACATTTCATCACATTTATCCACTTATAATTTCAATAGAGCATTAAATGGTTTTTTTGGCATTTTTCTCGCTCACTATTAAATAAGAGATTTTTTAAAatgtcaataattttttttttgttgttgacatttttctaactcaaaataaaagatTTAAAAATTCACCCTTTTacaaaaaattctaaaaatcCCTTCCATAAAATTCTCATCTCACACCGACACACCCCTTAATCTATTAAATTCTCTTCATCCCTAAAGTATTTgttcaaaaaatatttcaaaactaacaataattaaaataaattatatttctcattcttttgattttcttaaaattttaaattgatttaTCCAAACTATGAGTTACTTTATTAGAATTCTAGTAAGATTAGAAGCAAAACaattttgattcattcacatctacattttcttttcatttaatttttacctactcttttctcttatatttcttttctttccctttttatatctcttgtttcttcattttttcttaTCTGTTATGACTGcaagtggaaatgaagtgtgaaACAAACTTTATCTATCAATCAATTAACTTACTATAGATATATGTGGATTATGTGTGGGGCAGTGGGGGCAATTAAAACTGTAAAAGAAGAGAAGTTATACTATCTATGGGCAATGAGGTCAAATTCTAGATATATTAGTATATATTACTACTACTATGTCAAAATTTTTCGTGTGGGCATTTGCCCCCATAATGATATACGTGCATCCGTCATTGCATGCCGCTAGCGGCATGTTGGGAAGGCCAACCGAGGTTTACTCTAGGGTAGGGGCATTGGGAATCTCCCCGATGAGGGTTGCCCACAAATTGAGATTTTATTAGACGCATGGAGATTCAATCCCTCGACCTATGTGAAGATGAGAGTTAAACTCAAAACCTATGACCATTTGTGTCAACCCAAGTTCGCAGTGAAAACTATTTTTTCTGTAACTAATTTtgtgaaaataaaatcataataaaattctcattagtataatttaattaaatggcTTACTAAAATCATAATCACAATATGCATCTTATccttaatttaatatttatatattttataaattcgAAATATTTTATCATGTCCTATGGCTATAAAAATTCATCAATGATATTAACTTTTTAAAGattaataaaaacattaatttttttaaaccaccaacttttaaatgaattttttttgttaccgataaaaaattattttacatgtggacataattttttttaataattcaaCCATTATTAGATACAGAAAAACAATAGATCAAAACCTATCTTTAGCATCAAgacaataatttcaaaaaaaaaaaatcaagacaataaataaataataaaaactaaGAAATAATGAAAGGCAACTCTTTATTGAAGAAGGAGGGATAGAAACATGCAAAATTGGCTAGAAGTAAATTATACAAATGATACACCCACTTATATGTGCCCGTAAAATGACTTAAAGTTTGAGTCTTTGTAAAATCAATGCAAATAACTCAGTTTATATATGAATGAGAAAGAGTTAGTGAAATGGTtataactaattaataattttagaaGTCAAAACTAATTACTTGTGTCATATGGGGTTCCTAACTCATATGAACtaaactagtactttttacccgtgcgatgcacggggatattcacttttgggttttgtggtttttttttttgtttgttaaatctgttgtttttattaaatgtttgtttttgttctttttgtgttgttgttttgttttttatctttttactTATTGTTTTAAATGGtagattaatattatttttgtcttgattaattagtactttgacccgtgcgatgcaagGGAGGATTTTCATTTAAGTTTATTGTGTGAATTTATACTCTTACTACATCTGCCTGTACTTTAGTTCAAGTTCCATCTCCTGAGCTTGAAGTTCTTCTTCTGAGGGACTTTCTATTATGGttagttttgttttctttcttgttaatgttccgatgtatcaaaaaatatgtaaaagcacaataattttatttatttgtggttTTTACCCCTATTTTACTAAATGCtgcattatttaatttttttctatttataaattttatattttgtaagtcattttgaacaaatttttttatcaatttgaaTTATGTCAGCACAATCATTTTACGCTTCatgctttttatttaaacatttaGAAATACTTTTTTAATTTGGAAGTCAACAATAATAAATTTCCagcattaaaataaaaatttactttaaaaaaaatcaactttcattttttcggatttatatattttataaatcatAACTAATTAATTATGTTTGTTGGAATTCCTAACTAATATTAATCGCATATTAACcactaattttttaataaacacatattaatcacATGTAATTGAAATAATGGTAGTGCAAAGATTTTTtccattaatttatttttatggaagacaatttaattttatgttgtcATTATGTGCATGAATGTGTTGTGtggtttataaattataaaagagTTTATCATGCACCGACAGTATAAATTTTTTTGGTATTCCTAATTGATATTATCCACTAATTTTTTCAATGAACACAAATTAACCACATATAACAAAATtagttcttttcaaaaaaacaaaaacaaaattagtTGACAGCACCCAAAggtttttttctattaattaaGGAAGAGAGATTTTTTAACTGTCATTATGGTCATGAATGTGTGTGTTATGTTTCCATGAATTTGTTATTAGAAGGAAGCAAtccttttaattaaatttagtttttttcatTATCATAATACCAATCCTTTAAATTCTCACATTAATGGTTCGAACTTCGAAtcccaactcttgcgaatagagaAAACTCATTGGCCAGCCCCCTACCACTTAGTGCGCTGACTGTGGGGCGAGGGGTTGGTCTCACGActgtcggctgtggggatacctttATCGGCTGTGGAGATACCTTGGTCAGACCAAATTCTCACATTAATTGACTTAAAGTGTATTTAATTTTCCTCTTTAAGAGAGATGCATTTTTACACATTTGAAAATCCTATGATCAAAAAATTATATCCTATGTAAATAAGATTTGGCTTTTCATAAACAACTTAGTTAcaatagtactccctccgtttcaaaaTAACTGTCCATTTAGAGAGAATATATGTGTTTCATAAGAGGTGTCTACTTAAAATTCCAATCAACCAttgattgatgtttttccatataatGCCCCATAAGAAGAATAAATGAGAGATAATAGTTATAGTAcactttaaagggtaaaatagaaaaacaattattatgttttaaaaagttaacaaaattaattgcattccttaatatgtgtgcatcTTTCCTAAGTGGACACTTACATTGAAACGGAGGAGTACATGATAACGGAAACATTGAATCACTCAAATAAATGCTAGCATTTTAAGGTACATTCATATCATCTGTTTGctacaaaaataaatatacagAGACACAATGTTACCATACAACTCCTCACTCCCCATCCCCAGCTTTACACGACCATAAAAAGGAGAAAATGTAACATTTAAACCATCACACATCCCAATTCTTATGAATATGAAAAACTCATCTCACTTCAAGGCCAAAACATATTCAATCACAAAACCCAATTAAACACTTTGATTGTGAGCAAGCAGGTAAGCACTACAACTAATCATATTCAAATTTTCATAGCAACAAAGCGAAAAAAGCTATCAAAAGATAAGGTATTTTTCAGTGCTCTAAATTAGTGTCAGTGCACCTCAGCTCTCATCCATCTTATGTGTTGTAAATTAGTACCACCAGTTAACTACAATAGCGCGTTGATTTTCCTCTGAAATAACCTGAAGACATAATATAACTtctatattattaaatttatctTCACATTCTAATCAGTAAGCAATAAGAACTCTCCTGTGTTATATTAGTTCATTTCAGCAAGCAAGACACATCAATTTTTAtaacaaatgaaataaatgtatctGTTAAAATTAGGATATAAAAGCAAGGGTAGTCAACAAAGGAAAAACATCTAATAAGCATCAGATTTAGAAAACTTGCTCTTAAGGCTTGAGAAAATAAGCTCAGTTCGACTAACAAAGATTCATTAGACCAAGAAAATTTAAGAGATAGCAACAATATGTGTCACTCCCCATGTCCTTTCCTTAAATCTCGTTCATTTGGTGAAACTACCCCCACATTTGAAGTCAATGCCCTCCTGAAACTTTTATCAATTTCCCAATTGAAGTAAATTATAACAATCAGATACCTCCAGTTTCCAATACAAAGAATGAAGATCCTCAATGTATTCAACTGCTTCAAAAGGATCATGATCAcaaataaaacattaaaatagatataaggaaaaaaaaaaagagaacagATACATAAACTAATACCATATGATCTGAATCACTATGCAGCGTTTCAGTTTTCTCCTAAGATAGTGGCACTATAATCATAACATATGGACATGGAATAATCTCCATACCCTTTCTTggttatatattaaaaatatggcTGCTCAATATTTTAGTCTAATAGTAAAGGATATGTACCTCAATTTCACCaaatgagaaagagaaagaggatgTACCTCAGCGCAATTTCATTTGAGATGGTGATTTGTGCAGCAAACCTCCTACATAACAATACATGAACAAAAGGTTTTACAAATTCTTCATCTGGCTAAACATGTAAATCTTGGGTaacaaagagaagaaaagaaagcatAAGAAATTGAATGCTCCTAATTGCTGTGTAGCATCCCAGGTTAGTGCACCAGTCACGCAGCCGCTAAAGCAGCTGAAATTGTGGTCGTCGGGGCACCATCTTGCTGCTATTCTGTGGCATTGAGGAAAACTGAAACATGCCATAAGAAATTGAACATTGGAGCATTTTTGGGTACAAACAAAACTGTTAGAAGGCATCATACACATAGTCAACGTTTTGATTATATATATGCAAAATAATCAAATTAAGAGAGCTCAAACATTGAAAATGTAAAATGATGAAACAACAAAAATGGAAAGTGATCACCTGTGAAGGAATGACAAAAAAATTAGGGGAAACAGGGTGAAAGAGAAATCGACGAAGCCAGTCCTATTTAACCAAGATGATAAGCAGATGAGGAGACTCAAAACGTTCTGCAGGTGTTGAGAGCTCAAAACATTTTCTCGGTTACGAATACAATTGTGAAGAATGAAAGTCAAAGGGTTTTTTCAAGCAAAAACTCAACAGAGATCAAAAGAACGGCTGGGATTGCATCTTTTGGAAAATAATGTTTACCTTTACCAAAATACCCATAAAGGAAATTAAATTGTAGTGCAATAGGATATTGAATTACAAACTTACCCTCTAGGCTGAAAAGCTCttcctttatatagtttatagatagatgcAAACTGAATCTATGTTGTGTCTCTGGTTTTACTTAGAGAATGTAAACTGAATCTCTGTTGTCCCTGGTTTTGCTCATATGCACTCTTGTTTCCCAAGTCCATTCCATGCATTAGATAAGAATTTCCCCATGCTTGTTCATTGTTATACATTTTTAGCACAACAAAGAAATGTGTTTCACTAACTTAACTCCATTATCCTCATTACCACCCCGATGCTGGAATGGAAGAGATTTTTCTTCCCATGGCAGCATCCTTTCAAAGACAAACAAAATCCAAGCACATGTGCAAATGGCTAGCATGCCTATGGGGAAGGAGGCTGGGAAAACAACTTGGAACCTGGTCTGCAAATGCAAACAACTAATTTTTGtggaatcaatttgaacttTTGAAAATAGCTTTTGATCCCTAAAGTTACTCCATCCTATTCTCAGGTGTTTCTGCTTAAATACATGAAAGTAAGCTGAAATAAACTACTACAACTAAATTATTTTGAAATCCCTATTATAAAGCATACAATCTATCCTTACAAACAACACtttatttcttttcatttacATGAGAGATAAGATGTGTAGAATAATTGGAAACTCATACCAAAAGAAAACTTTAAATCTCCTCACCTCAATGCAATTGagtaattcaaaataaaatctaaTTCTGAAT contains:
- the LOC130722543 gene encoding LRR receptor-like serine/threonine-protein kinase GHR1, yielding MKLFRLLVLSLSFLSVVGQLPSQDILTLLEFKKCIKHDPTGYVLNSWNEESIDFDGCPSSWNGVLCNGGNVAGVVLDNMGLSADADLSVFSNLTKLVKLSMSNNFMSGKLPDNAADFKSLEFLDISNNLFSSPLPPEIGNFGSLQNLSLAGNNFSGRIPNSISDMASIKSLDLSRNSLSGALPASLTKLNNLVSLNLSHNGFTGKIPKGFDKISTLEKLDLHGNMLDGPLDVGFMFLSSVSYVDFSDNMLSNSDSRKQEFLPRISESIKHLNLSHNQLTGSLVGGAEQSIFQNLKVLDLSYNQMNGELPGFDFVYDLQVLKLSNNKFSGFIPNGLLKGDSLVLTELDLSANNLSGPLGMITSTTLGVLNLSSNGFTGELPPLTGSCAVLDLSNNKFEGNLSRMLKWGNIEFLDLSGNHLTGAIPEVTPQFLRLNYLNLSHNSISSSLPRVLAQYPKLSVLDISSNQLDGLLLADLLAMQTLQELHLENNMISGGINLSSSSGQSHLQILDLSHNQLNSYFPDEFGSLTDLRVLNIAGNNFSGSLPTSISDMSFLDSLDISENHFTGSLPNNMPKGLKNFNASQNDLSGVVPEILRNFSSSSFFPGNTKLRFPNGPPGSTISPAESSKRKSMTTVVKVIIIVSCVVALIILILLAVFIHYIRMSRSPPEYDTSKDIRARPQPVISGPIRASDRGGALVVSAEDLVSSRKGSPSAEISPDEKTAAVTGFSPSKHSHISWSPESGDSYTADSLARLDTRSPDRLIGELHFLDDTISLTPKELSRAPAEVLGRSSHGTSYKATLDNGILLRVKWLREGVAKQRKEFVKEIKKFANIRHPNVVGLRGYYWGPTQHEKLILSDYISPGSLASFLYDRPGRKGPLTWAQRLKLAVDVARGLNYLHFDRAVPHGNLKATNVLLDTPDMNARVSDYCLHRLMTQAGTMEQILDAGVLGYRAPELAASKKPMPSFKSDVYAFGVILLELLTGRCAGDVVSGEDGGVDLTDWIRLRVSEGRGSECFDAILMPEMSNSVVEKGMKEVLGIAIRCIRSVSERPGIKTIYEDLSSI